Part of the Gemmatimonadota bacterium genome is shown below.
CGGCGGCACCGGCACGCAGCCGCGCGTAGACCAGGCGTCGCTGTTCCTCTGGGATTACGAGAAGGAGGAAAAGGTGTGGGAAGGCCGGCTTCCGGTAGAGGTTACGGCCGTCGACGCGCTGGCCGTCATGGACGGCGGCCTGCTATGCGGGACGGCCCGTGCGGGATCCGGGTCCATCCTATTCGATTTCGATGCAGGTGACTGGCGATTCGTGCACCTGGCTTCCCTGCCGGGTGGTCGCTCGCTGGAAGGTGGCCTCCAGACCGGTCCCGATGGCGGGATATACGGATTTACGACCGAATGTTTCTACCGTTTCGATGCCGCCGCCGGCGTTGTGACCACGATTCACGAAGCGCCGTCCGCCTTCCAGAATCCCGGTCCGATGTACGGGGACGGTGTCTACTTCACGAAGAAACACGAGCTGAAGAAACTGGTGTTCTGAAAAACGAAGGATCGTAGTTACCACGACGCAAAGGTAGAGGATGCAAACTGAAGAGATAAAGTGTATAAACTATTGAAAATATGAATCATAAGTATATTACTCCACGCCGTACAATGACCTTGACAGATTCGACCGCATACGGTAACTATGCATTGGCTTTTGTTGAGCATCGCCAACCAATCACAAGGATCCGTCAGATGAGATACCCATACAGGTCGTGGAAAAGGTCAATGTTTCTTGCCGGTCTGGTCTCGCTGTTGCTGATCCGGCCGGACCCGGTCGCCGCGCTGGATGCCCCGCAATCCTGGGAACTGCGTAAATCCACGATTATCGACCTGCCGCGGTCCCATCCCGCAGCGTCTTACCTGCCCGACCTGATCAAGCGTCTCGCGTCCGGACAGGGCGGAGGATCGCCCGTGTCCGAGGTGGAATTCCTGGCCCTGTTCGACCGGCCCGAAAGCCGTACGGTCTACAACAACCAACTGATCAAGGTGGCCACGCCCCGGAGCGTCGCGATTCAGAACAAGGCCCACGAGGATTTCTCGCGCGTCTTCCTGGCGGAAAAGCGGGTGAAGCGGGGTGTTGCGTTCCTCGAAGAGAAGAAAAACCTGCTGGACCGGGCGGAGAGGACCTACGGTGTGGCCCCGAAGGACATCGTGTCCATCCTGATGTGGGAATCCGGCCTAGGTGAGTTCACGGGAAACTACCGCGTGTTCAATGTCCTGGTCGCCCAGTTGTTATACCTGGAGGAAGCCCAGCAGGCCGCCGTGCGACGCATTACAGCCGGGGGTGAAGCCGATCCGCTCACCTCTGCCGCGGTAGCCGAAAGACAGCAGGAACGATTCGCGAAAATCCGCCGCAGGTGCGTCGGCAACCTGGTGGCGCTCCTTCGCCATAGCAAGGCCACCGGCGTGGACCCGCTTTCGCTCCACGGTTCCTGGGCCGGCGCCATCGGGTATCCCCAGTTCATGCCGGCCAGCATGCCCCATGCCGCCGATGGAGACGGGGATGGCGAAATCGACCTGCATTCGTGGCCCGATGCCATCATGAGCGTGGCCAAGTATCTCAACGAACGCGGCAAGTACGGCACAGCCGATGCCGCACGCCGCAGGGCCATCTTCAGCTACAACCCCATCGACTCCTACGTAAACGGCGTGATCAAGTACGCCGAAGCCATCTCGAAGGCGCGCTGAAAACAGCCCCTTCCTGCGATTTGCCAGACCTACCCGGAAAGGCCGTGCCGGAAACCCGGTAAACTCACCTGGACCAATGCCGACCCGCCTCTACTTGAACCCAGGGGGCGTTGTCGAAAAAGGCGGTCAGCCCATGACCATGCACGACGACATCGATCCAGCCCTGGATCTCGTCCTTGAGCGCCACATCCCGGACGTCACGCCCGCCCAGCTATGGCGAGCCTGGACCGAGCCCGAGGCGTTAAAGCGATGGTTCACGCCGAAGCCGTGGGAGACGACGGCCTGTGAAATCGATCTGCGGCCCGGCGGCGCCTTCGGCACGACGATGCGCTCACCCGAAGGCGAAGAGGTATCGGGCACAGGGTGCTATCTGGAGATCGTCGAGCACCGGAGGCTCGTATGGACCGATGCACTGGAGCCAGGCTATCGTCCGGGTGCGTCACCATTCATGACGGCCATCATCACGATGGCGCCCGAAGGCGACGGTACGCGCTATCGTGCGCTTGTACGGCATCACGACGAAGCCGCACGCCAAAAGCACGAGGAAATGGGGTTTTTTACAGGCTGGGGCACGGCACTCGATCAACTCGTTGAGCACGCGCGGAAACTTGACTGACGAGGTCTCCAGGCCAGGATCCGTATCTACAGGGCGATGATCCTCCGGATGCGCTCGGCGGTTTCCCGCATGTTGTCGTCGTCGCCGCCGACCTCGCTCACCAGGGCTCCGTCGAAACTGATGCCGCGCAGTTCGGTCATGACCGCAGGCCAGTCCGTGTCGCCATCCATCAGCTGGACCCAGGCGCCTTCCCCGCGCAGGAAGTCCTTCACGTGCACCTTGAAGATCCGGCGGCCCAGTTCCTTGATCCACATGTCGGGGTAGCCGTAGAGGATCATGTTGGCCGTGTCCAGGTAGATCCCGACGGCGGGCGACCCGACCTCGTCGACGAGCTGGCGGGCTTCCCGGGGACTCAGCATGAACTGGTTCCACACGTTCTCGATGCCGATCCGTGTGCCGCGACGTTCCGCCTCGGGCGCGAGATCACGCAGGGCGTCGCGGAAGTTGTCCCAGGTCGTCCCGTAGGAGCTCGCCGGATCGAGCGCTCCGGGATGCAGAAGGAGGGCGTCCACCCCCAGGATCTCGGCGATTTCGAAACCGCGCTTGAGGATGGCAACCCGCTTCGCCCGTTCTTCCGCGGACGGCGATAGCAGGGATCCGGCATCGCCGCGGATGGCGATCATGGAACTCAGTTCGAGGCCGTGGTTCCTGCAGGCCTCCCCCACGGCGGCGATCTCCGGGGTCGAGGCGTCAATGTTCGGGAAACCGCTGTCGGAGAAAACCAGTTCGATGGCCTCGTAGCCCAGGTTTCGGGCCTTTGAGAGATCCGCTTCGAGATCCTGGCGGGCGAGACAGAGTTGCGTGATGCCTGGCTTCATGGGGAGGCGGCTCCTTGGAATCGTTGCGGGCACATGAAATCGTTGCGGACGGCGGTAATTTTGAAGTTAACAGTCGTGTCGGGGTAGGTTATATTATAAGTAACAAAACGCAAGCGAATTGCGCTGCATCTGAAACGAGGAGGAAGACCATGATTCATACACTGGCGCGGTGGTGCTTCGCCCTGGCCCTGGTCGGCCTGGTGGCGGAGTCCGCCGACGCGCAACCCCGTAACTTGGCGCCGAGGCTGAGTGAGGCCGCACCGGAGTTCAGCCTGCAGGACGTCAACGGCGAAACCGTCAACTTCGCCGATTACAAGGGCAGCAAGAACCTGCTTGTGGTCGTCGACCGCGGCTGGATAGGCTACTGGTGACCCCTTTGCTTACGGCAACTGGGGCAGTTGCAATCCGATTACGAACGCATAGCAGCACTCGACACCGAATTACTCTTCATCAATCCCGAAGACCTCGACCAGACCAGGGACTTCGTCGCCAAATCGAAAGTCACGCGGGAAGCGCTTTCCTTCCGCGTTCTCGCCGACCCGGATCGGGCCATTCCCACCAAGTTCAAGATCCAGAAAGCGACCGACAAGGGGACGGAAGTCATTCCCACGGCCTTCATCATCGACAAGGAAGGCGTCCTTCGGTTCAAGTACGTGGGTTCGGATCCCTTCGACCGGCCGTCGACAGACAGCCTGGTGGAGATCCTGGATATGATCGAAGGGTAGTAAGTCGGTTTTGAAGTCGAGATGAAGTTTGATTGAGGTAGAGTTTACGAAGCGAAGTTGAAGTCAGGACACCAGATTCCTGATCTCGTCGGACACGAATTCGACCAGGATCTGGTTTTCCAGCCAGACTTCGTAGAGCGGTCCGCCCAGCCTCGGCCGAAAGCGGTGGTGAAGTCCATGCGATTCCGCCACCGCTTTCAAATGGTCGAGGCTTTGCTGCGTTTCAAGCAGAAAATGGGTCGAATTGAAATTCTGTACCTCTTCAACCGGTCTGAATTCCGCGGCGTGTTCCCCGGGGCAGAGCAGGTAGATGTTCGGGATAAATTCGATCATCTCACCCGACTGACAGTCCCAAGCGCATACCCAGGCACCTTCCATGGTCCTCGATGTGAATGGATATACTGATCCATACGTCAATTCTGCCAGAACCCTCGCTGCCCTTTCGGGTTTTGATGCCGTAATGGAAAGGTGTTTGATCTTCATATGGCGATGCGACTCTATATGGGTGTGTAATCTGCAGAACGCTCACAAGCGTTGCGTTATTCACGCGGTTCAGTATGGATAAGAAAGACCTTCGTTTCAAATCCTCCTCTTTTCTCCTTCTTCGCGTTTCTCATTTTCTCGAGTTGTATCGGATCAATTCCCATTCGAGACGCAATAGCGTATACCACCTCCAGGATATCAACTAATTCCTCGGCGTCATTGGAAGTGTTGAATTCCCCGACTTCCTCCACAAGTTTGCGTCTGAGTTCATGAATATACTCGGCCCTGTCGAGAACTCGGGTCGTCGGACGATCGCCCGCAGCAGCAATGATATCGGGAATCCTGTCCCGCACAAGCTTGTTGTGGTCAACTCGTTTCATTGCTGCACCTTCCACGGCGTAATTGTCAAAACCGAACCTGGCCTGCAGGTGTCACGTCTGCGAAGTCACCGAGGATATCATTATAGTGAGCGATAATCTGCTCTGCTGTAAGTACA
Proteins encoded:
- a CDS encoding sugar phosphate isomerase/epimerase yields the protein MKPGITQLCLARQDLEADLSKARNLGYEAIELVFSDSGFPNIDASTPEIAAVGEACRNHGLELSSMIAIRGDAGSLLSPSAEERAKRVAILKRGFEIAEILGVDALLLHPGALDPASSYGTTWDNFRDALRDLAPEAERRGTRIGIENVWNQFMLSPREARQLVDEVGSPAVGIYLDTANMILYGYPDMWIKELGRRIFKVHVKDFLRGEGAWVQLMDGDTDWPAVMTELRGISFDGALVSEVGGDDDNMRETAERIRRIIAL
- a CDS encoding SRPBCC family protein; this encodes MTMHDDIDPALDLVLERHIPDVTPAQLWRAWTEPEALKRWFTPKPWETTACEIDLRPGGAFGTTMRSPEGEEVSGTGCYLEIVEHRRLVWTDALEPGYRPGASPFMTAIITMAPEGDGTRYRALVRHHDEAARQKHEEMGFFTGWGTALDQLVEHARKLD
- a CDS encoding peroxiredoxin family protein, with protein sequence MGQLQSDYERIAALDTELLFINPEDLDQTRDFVAKSKVTREALSFRVLADPDRAIPTKFKIQKATDKGTEVIPTAFIIDKEGVLRFKYVGSDPFDRPSTDSLVEILDMIEG
- a CDS encoding redoxin domain-containing protein yields the protein MIHTLARWCFALALVGLVAESADAQPRNLAPRLSEAAPEFSLQDVNGETVNFADYKGSKNLLVVVDRGWIGYW
- a CDS encoding nucleoside triphosphate pyrophosphohydrolase, which produces MKRVDHNKLVRDRIPDIIAAAGDRPTTRVLDRAEYIHELRRKLVEEVGEFNTSNDAEELVDILEVVYAIASRMGIDPIQLEKMRNAKKEKRGGFETKVFLIHTEPRE